A genomic stretch from Corynebacterium kutscheri includes:
- the secE gene encoding preprotein translocase subunit SecE, which translates to MTEEQPEKASAARPTGKRQLAGVSTTSTAAYEAKQVAPAGDGEEKTGNKVLRFFPEVATEIRKVIWPTAAQMVNYTIIVFAFLIILTALVAGVDFLAGLGVEKVLTP; encoded by the coding sequence GTGACTGAGGAACAGCCGGAAAAGGCATCTGCCGCTCGGCCAACGGGCAAACGCCAACTTGCTGGTGTGAGTACCACTTCGACCGCAGCTTATGAGGCAAAACAGGTCGCTCCTGCTGGCGACGGTGAAGAGAAGACTGGCAATAAAGTGCTTCGGTTTTTCCCTGAGGTTGCTACGGAAATTAGAAAGGTCATTTGGCCAACCGCTGCCCAGATGGTGAATTACACGATCATTGTGTTCGCTTTCTTGATTATTCTTACTGCTTTGGTTGCAGGTGTTGATTTCCTTGCCGGCCTTGGAGTTGAGAAAGTTCTTACTCCTTAG
- the nusG gene encoding transcription termination/antitermination protein NusG, translating to MSDENIGGSFAEAFDEVIEEALDNEVAQAAEEQAASEIEVVDATVDIATGAIETEVVEPDAEYKSRLRAFTRELKKLPGQWYIIQCYSGYENKVKTNLDMRAQTLEVEDSIYDVVVPIEQAMEIRDGKRKLVKRKLLPGYVLVRMDINDRAWSVVRDTPGVTSFVGNEGNATPVKHRDVAKFLMPQEETAGAAAATTAEGEQVIAMPTDAATTKVSVDFEVGEAVTILTGALASVSATIAEIDVENSKLQALVSIFGRETPVELNFDQVEKVN from the coding sequence ATGAGTGATGAGAACATTGGCGGTTCTTTCGCAGAAGCTTTTGATGAGGTTATCGAAGAAGCTTTAGACAATGAGGTGGCTCAGGCTGCTGAGGAACAGGCAGCTTCAGAGATTGAGGTTGTTGATGCGACTGTAGATATTGCTACTGGAGCGATTGAAACCGAGGTCGTTGAGCCAGATGCGGAATATAAGTCCAGGTTGCGTGCTTTTACTCGTGAGCTGAAGAAACTTCCTGGCCAGTGGTACATCATTCAGTGCTACTCGGGTTATGAGAACAAGGTAAAGACGAACCTTGATATGCGTGCTCAGACTCTTGAGGTAGAGGATTCTATTTACGACGTTGTTGTTCCGATTGAGCAGGCAATGGAAATCCGCGATGGTAAGCGCAAGCTAGTGAAGCGGAAGCTGCTTCCGGGCTATGTGCTGGTTCGTATGGATATCAATGACCGAGCTTGGTCGGTTGTTCGTGATACCCCAGGTGTGACCAGCTTCGTAGGCAATGAAGGCAACGCCACTCCGGTGAAACACCGTGATGTAGCTAAGTTCTTGATGCCACAGGAAGAAACTGCTGGTGCGGCTGCTGCTACCACTGCCGAAGGCGAGCAGGTTATTGCTATGCCAACGGACGCCGCTACTACGAAGGTGTCGGTAGATTTCGAGGTTGGCGAGGCAGTGACCATCCTCACCGGTGCTTTGGCTTCGGTTTCGGCAACTATCGCAGAAATTGATGTGGAGAACTCCAAGCTGCAAGCTCTGGTCTCTATCTTTGGCCGGGAAACTCCAGTTGAGCTTAATTTTGACCAGGTGGAAAAAGTTAACTAA